In one window of Bdellovibrio bacteriovorus W DNA:
- a CDS encoding CzcA family heavy metal efflux protein (COG3696 Putative silver efflux pump), which translates to MNKIIYFSVYHRGIVLFLTALLVFFGWYSFTHLSIDAVPDITNNQVQVFAEVSGLSAEEVERSLTFPIENSMGGVSGVTQVRSLSRFGLSVVTVVFEDKADIYRARQLVSERLQSISSELPQGVKPKLGPITTGLGEIFFYALSYDPDTRTENDNNLEALMDLRSAQEWLIKPRLLTVPGVAEINTIGGFEKQFHVIPDPEKLRKYGVSFSMLVDALSQTNQNVGGGYVQQSGEQFVVQGQGLLSDLDDIRNTPLRPLNSLTMLQIKDVATVKLASELRTGAALVRGKEAVLGTAMMLLGENSRDVSDRVAEKLNEISKTLPQGIKVEVLYDRSDLVNKTLGTIEHNLLTGAALVVVILLLLLGNLRAALITAVVIPFSLLLTFILMKRFGISGNLLSLGALDFGIIVDGAVIVLDHCVRRLHEAGKTLGRKLSPEEVKKLVFEATVEIRTAAGFGELIVIVAFLPVLALSGIEGKMFQPMAATFAIAVFCALALSFTTVPALASIFLGGRMKEHDPWLMRKAEQLYKPIFNWAVNFKLATVSIGVVAILIGGFLFSRLGGEFLPQMDEASRALQFVRPVNISLDQAIILQEKSEQLINEFPQVQAVFSRIGTAEVATDPMGVNLSDTFITFKERNQWPKGNGSPRTWGEITKAIVDRLEEEIPGQRVLVSQPIQMRFNELLEGTRADVSVKIFGDDFESLVETSQKIAEVIRTVPGAGDAETELQGTSPVLKIIPNQELLASLGIPKNEVLETVRIALGGEDVGYIYEGVRRFPIVVRLDEQHRSDLSSIRALPVELGERTLAPLSQAATIEFDEGYGTINREQAKRRVAVLVNPRGVDTESFVRSAQEKVTREVKLPEGTYIEWGGNFQNLIHARDRLLVFAPLAIFLVLAMVYFAFGSVTETLIVFLGVPFALVGGVIGLMANGLPFSISAGVGFIALSGIAVLNGVVLVNCFNDLRKKGLHGLELVSKGTLLRLRPVLMTALVAIFGFVPMMLSTGVGAEVQRPLASVIIGGLISSTILTLFVLPVLILMFERFIGVTKSRSSLSSSSIEANS; encoded by the coding sequence GTGAATAAGATTATCTATTTTTCTGTATACCATCGAGGCATCGTTCTCTTCCTAACAGCTCTACTTGTGTTCTTTGGCTGGTATAGCTTCACACATCTTTCCATTGATGCCGTTCCCGACATCACCAACAACCAAGTCCAAGTTTTCGCCGAGGTCAGTGGCCTCTCTGCGGAAGAGGTGGAGAGGTCTTTAACTTTTCCTATTGAAAATTCTATGGGTGGAGTTTCAGGTGTCACACAAGTTCGCTCACTCAGTCGCTTCGGACTTTCTGTAGTGACTGTTGTGTTCGAGGACAAGGCAGATATATATCGCGCTCGGCAGTTAGTCTCAGAACGACTCCAATCAATTTCCTCTGAACTCCCTCAAGGAGTCAAACCTAAGCTTGGCCCTATTACAACGGGCCTTGGCGAGATCTTTTTCTATGCTTTGAGCTACGATCCCGACACTCGCACCGAAAATGATAACAACCTTGAAGCACTAATGGATCTTAGGTCCGCTCAAGAGTGGCTAATTAAACCAAGGCTTCTCACCGTACCAGGTGTCGCAGAAATTAACACTATCGGTGGTTTTGAAAAGCAGTTTCACGTTATTCCAGATCCAGAGAAGCTTCGCAAATATGGCGTTAGCTTTTCGATGCTTGTTGATGCCCTCTCTCAAACTAATCAGAACGTCGGTGGCGGCTACGTTCAACAATCTGGGGAGCAATTTGTCGTTCAAGGACAAGGATTACTCTCCGATTTAGACGATATTAGAAACACCCCACTTCGTCCTCTAAACTCACTTACCATGTTGCAAATCAAAGATGTTGCAACGGTAAAGTTAGCTTCAGAGCTTCGTACAGGTGCTGCTCTAGTCCGAGGAAAAGAGGCAGTCCTTGGCACTGCAATGATGCTTCTGGGTGAGAACAGCCGAGATGTTAGTGATCGTGTTGCCGAAAAACTTAATGAAATTTCTAAAACACTTCCTCAAGGTATAAAAGTAGAAGTTCTTTACGATCGTTCTGATCTTGTTAATAAAACTCTGGGAACTATTGAACACAATCTTCTAACCGGAGCAGCCCTCGTCGTAGTCATTCTTTTGCTCTTACTTGGAAACTTACGAGCAGCCCTTATTACAGCAGTGGTGATTCCTTTTTCTCTTCTTCTGACTTTTATTTTAATGAAGAGATTTGGAATCTCAGGAAACCTATTAAGCTTAGGTGCTCTAGATTTCGGAATTATTGTTGATGGTGCCGTAATAGTTTTAGACCATTGTGTAAGACGCCTTCATGAAGCAGGAAAAACCCTTGGCCGTAAGCTATCTCCCGAAGAGGTAAAAAAGTTGGTCTTTGAAGCGACGGTCGAAATTCGAACGGCTGCTGGCTTTGGAGAGCTTATCGTTATTGTTGCATTTCTCCCAGTCCTTGCGTTAAGCGGCATTGAGGGGAAGATGTTCCAACCGATGGCTGCCACATTTGCCATTGCAGTGTTCTGCGCTCTTGCATTGTCGTTCACCACCGTCCCTGCACTCGCAAGTATTTTTCTCGGTGGTCGCATGAAAGAGCATGATCCGTGGCTCATGCGCAAAGCAGAGCAACTGTATAAGCCGATTTTTAATTGGGCCGTAAATTTTAAATTAGCAACCGTAAGCATTGGTGTCGTTGCGATACTTATCGGAGGATTCCTATTTAGCCGTCTCGGTGGGGAATTCCTTCCTCAAATGGATGAAGCATCAAGAGCTTTACAGTTTGTTCGCCCAGTAAACATTTCTCTCGATCAGGCTATTATTCTTCAGGAAAAATCAGAGCAACTTATAAATGAGTTCCCACAAGTTCAGGCCGTCTTTAGCCGTATTGGGACTGCTGAAGTAGCGACTGACCCAATGGGCGTTAATCTCTCCGACACATTCATAACTTTTAAAGAACGAAACCAGTGGCCAAAAGGGAATGGATCACCTAGGACATGGGGCGAGATCACTAAAGCTATTGTAGATCGCCTAGAGGAGGAGATACCCGGCCAACGTGTCCTTGTGAGCCAGCCAATTCAAATGCGCTTTAATGAATTATTAGAAGGCACCCGCGCAGACGTTTCCGTTAAAATCTTTGGCGATGACTTTGAATCTTTAGTTGAAACCTCTCAAAAAATTGCTGAGGTTATTCGCACTGTGCCGGGGGCTGGTGATGCGGAAACCGAGCTTCAAGGTACGTCTCCCGTTTTAAAAATAATACCGAACCAAGAGCTGCTCGCATCTCTGGGTATTCCTAAAAATGAAGTTCTTGAAACTGTCCGAATTGCACTAGGCGGAGAGGACGTCGGCTACATTTATGAAGGCGTAAGACGATTTCCGATTGTGGTTAGATTAGATGAGCAGCACCGCTCTGACCTTTCGTCAATCCGCGCTCTGCCTGTTGAGCTGGGCGAAAGAACACTTGCTCCTCTGAGTCAGGCAGCAACAATTGAATTTGATGAAGGCTACGGAACTATCAATCGAGAACAGGCAAAGCGTCGCGTGGCAGTTCTTGTGAACCCTCGTGGAGTTGACACCGAGTCCTTTGTTCGAAGTGCTCAAGAGAAAGTTACACGCGAAGTAAAGCTACCAGAAGGAACTTACATAGAGTGGGGTGGAAACTTCCAAAACCTTATTCATGCGCGAGATCGTCTTCTCGTTTTTGCGCCACTAGCAATCTTCTTAGTTCTCGCAATGGTCTACTTCGCCTTCGGAAGCGTCACTGAAACTCTCATAGTTTTCCTTGGCGTTCCTTTTGCTCTTGTTGGAGGCGTGATAGGCCTTATGGCGAATGGGCTTCCTTTTAGTATCTCAGCAGGTGTAGGATTTATTGCGCTATCTGGGATCGCGGTTTTAAACGGAGTCGTGCTTGTTAATTGCTTTAACGATCTTCGCAAAAAGGGATTACATGGTTTAGAACTAGTTTCAAAAGGTACACTTTTACGCTTACGTCCCGTACTTATGACGGCACTCGTAGCCATCTTTGGCTTCGTCCCTATGATGCTATCGACCGGAGTTGGAGCAGAAGTTCAACGCCCGCTCGCCTCGGTAATTATTGGAGGACTTATTTCTTCAACAATACTCACACTCTTTGTGCTCCCAGTGCTTATATTGATGTTTGAAAGATTCATTGGTGTAACAAAAAGTCGAAGCTCTTTAAGTTCCTCATCAATAGAAGCCAATAGTTAG